A region from the Triticum aestivum cultivar Chinese Spring chromosome 3D, IWGSC CS RefSeq v2.1, whole genome shotgun sequence genome encodes:
- the LOC123080541 gene encoding OVARIAN TUMOR DOMAIN-containing deubiquitinating enzyme 1, which produces MSQGSPAATGSGSGTAEPAHGQPGDSSSDAAAASPSAVAADASSTSSPPLPPAAPLERPQEERDREQAGGSAAAAGVDREGEGLDPAAPSSAPSSPSSTGSSSENGDAAASGAGPFDCRLAFQQMLQEQTAIKEAGGPLAEGAGKKKKPEEAQVKSSHAIGELWNNLRKFFHGESPGYVHYSQHVNHQTHPITEVRKYYLVSDLATGQGVDHLDAYSKFRPVTGDGECFYRSFIFSYLEQVLDGQDTHEEHRLLDALKRVSVQHADLRWTSEFPRSYRAFKKLIKKVKRWKRHGRWKWNSIASTSSYRKEKLLEFFRSYDTTEDILTFLRLVVAIWICSHAKQYEPRIPGLDRRYSLKDWCFQHVTPSRQYADHVMMTALAEALEVPLRVEQLNGGPAQDIYTVPGPGVPRVSVTLLYTGNHYDVLYPHAPPTESSSQQTS; this is translated from the exons ATGAGCCAAGGTTCTCCCGCCGCGACGGGGTCCGGTTCAGGGACAGCAGAGCCGGCCCATGGGCAGCCCGGGGACTCCTcctccgacgccgccgccgcctccccgagcgccGTGGCGGCCGATGCCTCCTCCACCTCGTCACCACCTCTCCCCCCTGCAGCGCCCCTCGAGCGGCCCCAGGAAGAGCGGGACCGCGAGCAGGCCGGAGGCTCCGCTGCGGCGGCGGGGGTCGACCGGGAGGGGGAGGGGCTCGACCCCGCAGCTCCTTCTTCGGCGCCTTCTTCCCCGAGCTCCACGGGGAGCAGCTCCGAGAACGGCGACGCCGCGGCCTCCGGAGCCGGGCCGTTCGACTGCAGGCTGGCGTTCCAGCAGATGCTACAGGAGCAGACGGCCATCAAGGAGGCGGGTGGGCCATTGGCCGAGGGGGCGGGCAAGAAGAAGAAGCCGGAGGAGGCGCAG GTGAAATCGTCGCACGCCATAGGGGAGCTCTGGAACAATCTTAGAAAG TTTTTTCATGGAGAATCACCAGGTTATGTGCACTATTCACAACATGTGAATCACCAG ACACATCCCATCACTGAAGTCAGAAAGTATTATTTGGTTTCTGATTTGGCTACGGGACAAGGAGTGGACCATCTTGATGCCTATTCAAAATTTAGACCAGTGACTGGAGATGGGGAGTGTTTCTACAGGAGCTTCATATTTTCCTACCTG GAGCAAGTTCTTGATGGGCAAGACACACATGAGGAACACCGTCTCCTCGATGCTCTTAAAAGAGTGTCTGTGCAACACGCAGATCTTAGATGGACCTCTGAATTTCCCAGGAGCTACAGA GCATTTAAGAAGCTGATTAAGAAAGTAAAGAGATGGAAGAGGCATGGCAGGTGGAAGTGGAACAGCATAGCATCAACTAGCAG CTACCGCAAAGAGAAACTTCTCGAGTTCTTCAGAAGTTACGATACGACGGAAGACA TTCTTACTTTCCTCAGATTAGTGGTAGCTATCTGGATATGCTCGCACGCGAAGCAGTATGAGCCGCGTATACCAGGGCTCGATAGACGTTACAGTCTGAAAGAT TGGTGCTTTCAGCACGTCACTCCATCTCGTCAGTACGCGGACCATGTTATGATGACGGCCTTGGCTGAAGCGCTTGAGGTACCCCTTAGAGTGGAGCAACTCAATGGAGGACCTGCTCAGGACATCTACACTGTTCCTGGACCTGGAGTTCCCCGTGTGAGTGTGACCCTTCTGTACACGGGCAATCACTACGACGTCCTCTACCCACACGCTCCTCCTACCGAGAGTTCAAGTCAGCAGACTTCCTGA